The genomic region TTGACGTACTGGCCGCGGTCGTCCTGGAAGAAGTTGCCGGTGCCCTGCACGATTTCGGGCCGCCCGTCGCGGTCGAGGTCGACGATCTGCGGGCTCGACCAGAGCGACTGCGGCTCGAACTTGCCGCGGAAATCCGCCTCGGTGGTGGTGGCGACCTGATCGGTCCAGCCCGGCACGATCGGCTGGGCGTAATTGTTCAGCACATGCAGGATGCCGCCCTGATCGGGCAGGCCCGCGGCGTCGTTGTTGGTGATGTCCGCCGGCACCACCAGTTCGTAGATCCCGTCGCCGTCCAGATCGGCCACCGCCGGCGTCGCGCCCGCGGTGTCGTGGAGGTCGAATTTCAGCTCCACCGCGCCGTTGCGGCCGTCGAGCACGTAGAAATAGTGATCCCAGGAGGTGAAGATCACCTCGACCTGTCCGTCGGCGTCGATGTCGAAGATGCGCGGGGCGCCGTAGACCCCGTCGGGGCGGCCGTCGGGGCCGCTGGAATCGTTGCCGAAACTGTCGTTGGTGGTGAAGCGCCACAGCAGGTTGCCCTGGCCGTCGAGCGCGGCGACGCCGCCGCTGTCGCCGGGCTGGCCCGCGGCGCTGCCTTCCTCGCGGCTGTCCGCGCCCAGGCCCACCACCATGTCGATGTCGCCGTCGTGGTCGATGTCCGAGAACACCGGCGCAGTGGTCACCGACGTGGTCTGGTAGATCTTGCCGGTCACCGGGTCGGGGCCGGCGTGGGCGGCGAATGTCTGGCTCCATTTGACGGCGCCGTTGTCCTCCAGCACGATCAGCCCGGCGGGTCGGACCTCGTTCTGTTCGGCGTCCAGCGCCTTCGAGGTGCCGACGAAGATCTCGTCGCGGCCGTCGTTGTCGATGTCGTAGAGCGCCACCGAGGCATTGCGCGCCGGGCCGAAGTCCAGCGTGGTGGCCCAGGTCTTCTGCGGCAGGTCGACGTCGAGCGCGTAGTTGAGCGCGACCCCGTTGGGCGCCCCGTCGGGATAGGCTGCCCAGTAGACCTTGAGGTAATAGGTGCCGCCCGTGTGCGAGACGTAGCTGAGGCTTTCGTCGCCGTTCGCGACGAAGTTGCTGCGCAGCACCGTGCCGTTGGCGTCATAAAGCTCCATGTTGAGGTTCATTTCCGCGCCGCCTGGGGTGGTCGCCCCGGTATGGGTCATGTCGAAGCGCATCACGCCCGGCCTTGCGTCGACCCGGTACCAGTCCACGCCGGTGCCGCTGTCAACCTCGAGACGGCCGGACCCGAGGGGGGTCGCCGTGGCCCGGCTGTCGTTGCCGTCCGATGCGACCGGATCGGCAAGGTCGAGGCTCAGCTGATAGCTCAGCACCGTCCCGTCCGGCGCGCTGTCGCCGAATTGCGCGGTCATCACCTTGGCGTAATAGACGCCGTCCTCGGGGACCAGGTAGCTGATGGTTTCGGGGCCGGTGGCGGTGTCGAAGCTGCCGCCGGTCAGCACGTTGCCCTGGGCGTCGGTCAGCATCAGCCGCAGGTTGCGCGGATCGTCGCGGGTGTCGGCGGCATCGTCGAGCAGTTGCACCTCGCGCAGGACCAGGCTCATTTCCCCGGCGGTGGCGTCGATGCGGTGCCAGTCGACCTCGCGGCCGAGAACGTCATGCGTGCCCTCGGACAGGACTGCGGCCTGGGCGCGGGTGTTGTTGCCGTCGGCGGCCACGAATTGCGGCAGATCGAGATCGAGCGTGTAGTTCAGATCGACCCCGGGGACCGAGGCATAGCCGTGGACCGGGTCGTAGACGCGCAGATAGTAGGTGCCGTTTTCGGGCAGGGTGCGGATGATCGATTCCGGACCGCTGGACGTGATCGTGCGGCCCAGACCCAGCGAGTCGCCGTTTTCATTGAGCAGCTCGATGTTCAGGTTCTGGTTCGGGTCGTCCGGGGTCATCACGACCTCGAAGGGGCCGTTCTGCGCCTCGAAGCGGAAATAGTCGATGCCCGATCCGGTCACCGCATGGGTGCCTTCGACCAGGCTGGCGGCATCGTCGAGGCTGTCGTTGTTTTCGAAGGCCGTCGAGGAAGCCGGCATCGGCGGATAGAAATCGTCGAAAAGCTCAGTCATGTGGATCTGTCCATTTGTTAGTGTGCCTGGTGGGAGTGCGCCTTCCCGCGGCGCCTGAAATCTGGCGGTCCGCGGTTAACAGGGCGTTTCGAAGAGCGAGAAAGCAGGCGCGCGGCGTGCCGTTGGCGGTTTGTCGGGATGTCAGAATCATTGCAGCAGATCCAGCAGATGGGCGCCGTAGCCGTTCTTGCCGAACATCTCGGCGCGCGCGCAGCCTGTCGGCGTCGATCCAGTCCTGTTGCCAGGCGATCTCGTCGGAGCTGCCGATCTGCTGGCCCTGGCGTTGCGAGAGGGTGCGCACGAAATTGGAGGCATCCAGCAGCGAGCCATGTGTCCCGGTGTCGAGCCAGGCATAGCCCCGGCCCATGATTTCCACCGACAAGGCGTCCGCATCGAGATACATCTGCAGCAGGTCGGTGATTTCGAGCTCTCCGCGTGCGAATTTCTTGACCTGGGCGGCCCGGTCGGGTGCGGTGCCGTCCAGAAAGTAGAGGCCGGTCACGGCAAAGCGCGAGGGCGGTGTTTCGGGCTTTTCGACGATCTCGCGCACCCTGCCGGCCGCGTCGAACCGGACCACGCCGTAGCGTTCCGGATCGGCCACGCGGTAGCCAAAGACCGTGCCCCCGGCCTGGCGCGCGTCCGCCGTTCTGAGGATGTCCGGCAGGCCGTGACCGAAGAAGATGTTGTCGCCCAGAACCATCGCCGAGGGGCTGCCGTCCAGGAAACCGCGGGCCAGCAGATAGGCCTGGGCCAGCCCTTCGGGTTCGGGCTGCGCCACGTAGTGCAGCGCCAGGCCCCATTGCGACCCGTCGCCCAGCAGCCGGGGGAACTGGTCTTGGTCCTGCGGAGTGGTGATCAGGGCGATATCGCGGACCCCGGTCAGCATCAGCGCCAACAGCGGATAGTAGATCATCGGCTTGTCGTAGATCGGCAAAAGCTGTTTCGACAGCCCCATGGTGATCGGGTAGAGCCGCGTGCCCGAGCCCCCGGCCAGGATGATCCCCTTGCGTGAGGTCATGCGCGGTCCAACTCCTTGAGTAATTCTTGCAGGCCCTTTTTCCAATTCGGGGGTTAATGCCGAAATCTGTCTTCAGTTTGGCGCTATCGAGGCGGGAATTTCTGGGCCGGACCGCCGGGGTGGGCCAGCTTTCGGTCGGGATGTCCTCGATGGTCGTCGCTTGGGTCAACGTCGCGCGGGCGAAGTCGGCCCAGCCGACCCAGTGCTGGCCGCCGTAGTGATAGAACCCGCCGGGCTGCAGTTCGCAGGCGACCTGTCCGGCCTGGCCGAAGACGAGGATCATGTCCCCCGACCCAGCCGTCGGCCCACGCCCGCCCGGTCCTGCAGGGCGCGCCACCAGGCTTCGTTGTCGAGATACCACCGGACGGTCCGCTCCAGTCCCTCCTTGAGGGTCACCGACGGACGCCAGCCCAGTTCCGCGCGGATCCAATCCGGTGCGATGGTATAGCGCAGATCATGGCCCGGACGGTCGTCAGCAAAGGAAATCAGGCACGAATAAGGGGCATCGGCGGGTCTGAGCCGGTCGAGGATGCCGC from Roseovarius sp. THAF27 harbors:
- a CDS encoding DUF4214 domain-containing protein, whose protein sequence is MTELFDDFYPPMPASSTAFENNDSLDDAASLVEGTHAVTGSGIDYFRFEAQNGPFEVVMTPDDPNQNLNIELLNENGDSLGLGRTITSSGPESIIRTLPENGTYYLRVYDPVHGYASVPGVDLNYTLDLDLPQFVAADGNNTRAQAAVLSEGTHDVLGREVDWHRIDATAGEMSLVLREVQLLDDAADTRDDPRNLRLMLTDAQGNVLTGGSFDTATGPETISYLVPEDGVYYAKVMTAQFGDSAPDGTVLSYQLSLDLADPVASDGNDSRATATPLGSGRLEVDSGTGVDWYRVDARPGVMRFDMTHTGATTPGGAEMNLNMELYDANGTVLRSNFVANGDESLSYVSHTGGTYYLKVYWAAYPDGAPNGVALNYALDVDLPQKTWATTLDFGPARNASVALYDIDNDGRDEIFVGTSKALDAEQNEVRPAGLIVLEDNGAVKWSQTFAAHAGPDPVTGKIYQTTSVTTAPVFSDIDHDGDIDMVVGLGADSREEGSAAGQPGDSGGVAALDGQGNLLWRFTTNDSFGNDSSGPDGRPDGVYGAPRIFDIDADGQVEVIFTSWDHYFYVLDGRNGAVELKFDLHDTAGATPAVADLDGDGIYELVVPADITNNDAAGLPDQGGILHVLNNYAQPIVPGWTDQVATTTEADFRGKFEPQSLWSSPQIVDLDRDGRPEIVQGTGNFFQDDRGQYVKVWNADGSLRFQFDTDGRVLASPLIADLDGDRTPEIVVATLAGRVYGLSASGEMLFDTQVDLYTNGFDAASTGLPIARRPIAVDIDNSDGDLEILLSIGAQTVVLDSDGTQINSRTQVEYFFNTYAGAPAARDIDNDNLLDIVSSGTTGSADQAVVYRWENLTDVAAPEFRTAAYQEIQSLHDIQSFVDRFYEKILGRNADPLGGNLWSDYLHTGTRSGADVARGFIFSPEFARQGLDDAAYVTVLYSAFFDRAPDPGGFSGWSALLADGMSRADVLEGFIGSREFANLANTYGIRADSTTSAGSDAAVLQGDPGESDMLRAGAGNSILRDGDSVAETGAFNETELAGQVYRLYGATLGREPGGSGFQAWFNGINSEAITLDQAAGGFIASPEFDITYGALSDADFVQLLYRNVLGRTADPAGLAGWLDFLAGEDNTRADVVLGFSESAEYRNRTNAALDTFMRDGPPEWNDVLEGGAGDDTMNGGLGSDIFVFRNGEGGADVINGFEPWDQLQLSGFGLQDKSEAIALMRQDGSDVIFAQGDQQITFTDTPLAHMQRVRYNLS
- a CDS encoding twin-arginine translocation signal domain-containing protein, coding for MPKSVFSLALSRREFLGRTAGVGQLSVGMSSMVVAWVNVARAKSAQPTQCWPP